One Roseomonas sp. OT10 DNA window includes the following coding sequences:
- the purB gene encoding adenylosuccinate lyase has protein sequence MIPRYSRPEMVAIWSPESRYRIWFEIEALAAEAMAQLGTIPAEAARAIRERGARRVGEIGPAEVEQIDAIERETRHDVIAFLTWLGEAIGPEARFMHQGLTSSDVLDTCLAVQLTRAADLLIADVDAVLAALRRRAEEHAHTPTIGRSHGIHAEPTTFGLKLAGHWAEFHRARRRLVTAREEVATCAISGAVGTFAAVDPRVEAHVARHLGLAAEPVSTQVIPRDRHAAFFCALAVVASGIERLAIEIRHLQRSEVREAEEYFHPGQKGSSAMPHKRNPVLSENLTGLARIVRGYAVPALENVALWHERDISHSSVERVIGPDATVTLDFALMRTAGMMEKLTIYPKRMLQNLESLGGVVHSQKVLLALTQAGLSREEAYRAVQRAAMATWTKLGDPAGRSFREELLADPEVAGRMDVASLDAAMNPAKDFAHVEATLARVFGQA, from the coding sequence ATGATCCCGCGCTATTCCCGCCCCGAAATGGTGGCGATCTGGTCCCCCGAATCCCGCTACCGCATCTGGTTCGAGATCGAGGCCCTGGCCGCCGAGGCGATGGCGCAGCTCGGCACCATCCCGGCCGAGGCGGCGCGTGCGATCCGCGAGCGCGGCGCGCGCCGGGTCGGGGAGATCGGCCCGGCGGAGGTCGAGCAGATCGACGCCATCGAGCGCGAGACGCGCCACGATGTCATCGCCTTCCTCACCTGGCTGGGCGAGGCGATCGGGCCCGAGGCGCGCTTCATGCACCAGGGCCTCACCTCGTCCGACGTGCTGGACACCTGCCTCGCGGTGCAGCTGACCCGCGCCGCCGACCTGCTGATCGCCGATGTGGACGCCGTCCTCGCCGCCCTGCGCCGCCGGGCGGAGGAGCATGCCCATACCCCCACCATCGGCCGCTCCCACGGCATCCATGCCGAGCCGACCACCTTCGGGCTGAAGCTGGCCGGCCACTGGGCGGAGTTCCACCGCGCCCGCCGGCGGCTGGTGACGGCCCGCGAGGAGGTGGCGACCTGCGCCATCTCCGGCGCGGTCGGCACCTTCGCGGCGGTCGATCCCCGGGTGGAGGCGCATGTGGCGCGCCACCTGGGCCTCGCGGCGGAGCCGGTCTCGACCCAGGTCATCCCGCGCGACCGGCATGCCGCCTTCTTCTGCGCCCTGGCGGTGGTGGCGAGCGGGATCGAGCGCCTGGCGATCGAGATCCGGCACCTCCAGCGCAGCGAGGTGCGCGAGGCGGAGGAGTACTTCCACCCCGGCCAGAAGGGGTCCTCCGCCATGCCGCACAAGCGCAACCCCGTGCTGAGCGAGAACCTGACCGGCCTCGCCCGCATCGTGCGCGGCTATGCCGTCCCGGCGCTGGAGAACGTGGCGCTGTGGCACGAGCGGGACATCAGCCACTCCTCGGTGGAGCGGGTGATCGGGCCGGACGCGACGGTGACCCTGGACTTCGCCCTGATGCGCACCGCCGGGATGATGGAGAAGCTGACCATCTATCCGAAGCGGATGCTGCAGAACCTGGAGAGCCTGGGCGGCGTCGTGCACAGCCAGAAGGTGCTGCTGGCGCTGACCCAGGCCGGGCTGAGCCGCGAGGAGGCCTACCGCGCCGTGCAGCGCGCGGCGATGGCCACCTGGACGAAGCTGGGCGACCCGGCCGGCCGCAGCTTCCGCGAGGAGCTGCTGGCCGATCCGGAGGTCGCCGGCCGGATGGACGTGGCGAGCCTGGATGCGGCCAT